The Rhizobium sp. BT03 genome contains a region encoding:
- a CDS encoding urea amidolyase associated protein UAAP2 produces the protein MTDFIKTSASRSLENAVQDHFIPAEAPWSGIVRKGQTIRIEDSYGQQAIDTLFYRAGDFAERYSNQDTMRAQGGAYIGVGTKIISNEGNVMLVMTADSCGRHDTSAGACSCESNTVRFGHGTKYLHACRDNFVLEVTRHGMSKRDIVPNINFFMNVPIRPNGEMTIVDGISAPGDYVELVAEMDVLCVISNCPQVNNPCNGFDPTPIRVLIWDGED, from the coding sequence ATGACCGATTTCATCAAGACTTCAGCCTCACGCAGCCTCGAAAACGCGGTGCAGGATCATTTCATCCCGGCCGAAGCGCCGTGGTCCGGCATCGTGCGCAAGGGTCAGACGATCCGCATCGAAGACAGCTACGGCCAGCAGGCGATCGACACGCTGTTTTATCGCGCCGGTGACTTTGCCGAGCGCTATTCCAACCAGGACACGATGCGGGCGCAGGGTGGCGCCTATATCGGCGTCGGCACGAAGATCATCTCGAACGAGGGCAACGTCATGCTTGTCATGACGGCCGATAGCTGCGGCCGGCACGATACCTCCGCCGGCGCTTGCTCGTGCGAAAGCAACACGGTGCGCTTCGGCCATGGCACGAAATACCTGCATGCCTGCCGCGACAATTTCGTGCTCGAGGTGACCAGGCACGGCATGAGTAAGCGCGACATCGTGCCGAACATCAATTTCTTCATGAATGTCCCGATCAGGCCGAATGGCGAGATGACCATCGTCGACGGCATTTCCGCGCCCGGCGACTATGTCGAACTGGTGGCTGAAATGGACGTGCTCTGCGTCATCTCCAACTGCCCGCAGGTCAACAATCCTTGCAACGGCTTCGATCCGACACCGATCCGGGTGCTGATCTGGGACGGCGAGGACTGA